The nucleotide sequence ttattttttgaagaaagttgttgcaatgtaaatgaaaacacagaaaataatGTTCTGCAATAGTTATCAGTATTAACTATGTCTGTGTAATGTGGTTCATTGATGGACACTGAATGAAGCTCTTGACAAAATCTCAGTAACATCTGAATATCACCTGTTTTAGAGTCAATCTAAGCTGACAAACACAGATTTAAAGGGACTGATGAATCCAGTTTTATCTTTATTCAAATTGTTTGAATGTGATTTTAGTCTATTAAAATGCTGCCTGTTACCTTTTTTGCCTCACTTAAATTCTTTTACTTGAAATGTTTGAAGGCTGTTCAAGTGATTTTGTCTATTactgaattaaacattttctcTGCATTGATTATTTGTCTCTTTATGCCACAATAAAGCCCTGATTTTATTAATGGAAAACTGATGCGCTTTTTTAATTCTGTGTTTATGAATCTCAGGATCAGATGTTGTTTTCAGTCATAAGATTGGACTCTGTTGTTCGTCTGTCACATTATTGACAGTATGGTTAAAGCTAAAGCCTGTGGTTTCACTGGATGTGAACTGTATTTGTAAGCGATATGGGGAAGAGCATTATGTGTGAAAGCTTAACATCATAACCTTAACCTCATGAATACTGATTGAACAATTTAATCATGAATAAACCTTCTTACAGTTTGACATTACACAACTGAATTGCGATGTCTGTTTTTAAAGACGTGAAAAGTCTTGGTAGAAGATGCTGAACTCTTAATGAGGTCAGTGCGTCAGGGGTCTGATCTCGGTGCGTCTGGTTATTTTTCTGGGTAAATGTACAAAGCAGAATTCAGTGTGAGTGTGGGTGTTAAATATGTGGTTTTGTCACATCCACAAGTGAACGTTATGATGAAAACAGCAGTGTGTGAACAACCAGCGTGAAGCTCAGGTGATCTCAAGTGATTTtataattaaagggacagttcacccaaaaagaaaattaCAGTAGGATTTACTCAGCCTCAAGCATCCTAGAAATATATGACTTTCAAACCAATCCAACtggaattatatataaaatgccatgaccaaagagagagaaaaaaacatatttaacaactaatgaaatgatgacagatttaggGGTGAAGTCAAGTTAACTGCATTTTTTCCCCCAGTGATTTCCCTGAActcacccatatatatatatatatatatatatatatatatatatatatatatatatatatatatatatatatatatatatatatattttttttttttttttttttttattaaattgaactAAGCTGGATGGTTACATCACCGTTTTCTACAGAACTGCTTTATAGATGAATTGAACTCATTTCATAATTGATCTGAAGTGATCTGTCCCCAATCCATCGTTCAATCAGATCTCAAGCCCAGCAACAAGTGGACAAAtattttctgtcatcatttattcaccctcatgtcattcatgTAACGttcttcttctgagaaacacaaaAGCTATGTTTTAAAGAACACTGGGGTCCAAACAACACTGAATTTTACAGCAATGACATTTGTTTAATAGAAGAAAGACAGTCACTGTTTTGGagcaaaaataaaactgtaaataaataaataaatgcaaatgatcATTGTGTAAAAGCaagtgttttcttcttcttcattgcttcaattaaatgtatttattgactAAATAAAAAAGTGGAGGTAAAAAGGTCTGTGTGTGGAAGGCTAGTTAATATTTTTCAGACTGAAACTGCCGACCCACAGTCAGTGAAAGAGCATCAGCAAACGAGACGCTTCCTCTTTGAAGAAGGTTTCTGAAACGTGAAGAGCTTTTTGATTGTTATTGTCAGACATGTGGCGGGTGTTTCAtgcatttttctgtttttgtttattgctCTTAGATggtaagttatatattttttacagataTATTTCTTGTAATGCAGGCAGACTATTCCAGTTATTATGTTGTGATAGTGTAAAAGGTTCTTCGTCTTTATGAATTTCTGCATAGGGTTTGAAAACTTTGATCCTGGAATATTAAAGGACCAGTTCACACTGAACTTAATTTAAACCTTAATGTATATATATGGGATATCCGATcaatttaaaagtacaatatctagccaaaaatgcaaattgtttccaaacctgtatgacgtgTAGGCCTAtgtgaaaaaattataaattaaagaaaacatgtTTTGCACTTTAATATCTTTTAACATATTACAAAGGTGATACCCCAGAGCAAGAAAATAATTCTTCTATTTTGggatagtaaaaaataaataaaacttaattcacgtcttagttaaaaaaataaaaataataataattcacgtCTTTCATGTTGTGATGAACCTTTTTCTGCAGAACACAGATATTCTGAGAGGGATCCAAACAATATTGacctaaaaatatttattttttataaaataaagaaaataaaaaaagattatcgTCTTGTGTGCTCCAAAGAAAAAGgacagtcatacaagtttggaataaaATGAggatgattaaatgatgacagaagcttcatttaatgtgaaatttaattttcttattattttactgttaatTGTGTAATTCAGTTATGTAATAAAAAAGCTTAATACTTTTGCtctacatttagatttttttttgtacataagttatacaaatgttaaaatatattatatattttttatattgttttgtttttagattaacTCTGAATGATACCTTTGATGATAATCTGTGCCGACTCTTTTCTTCAGGTGTGTCTGATGTTTATTCAGATGAAAGAGGGatatcagtgatggagggagattctgtcactttaAACACTGATGTTACTGAACTAAAGAAAGATGACCAGATTCTGTGGACATTTAGATTTAATAGTTCAGAGACTCGTATCGCTGAAATCTATAAACAGATCATCTCTATATATGATAATAAAGAGAataatgagagattcagagacagactaaaGATAGATGAGCAGAcaggatctctgaccatcactaaCATCAACAAATTacactctggactttataaactacAGATCATCAATGGAGATGTCAAACACAAGAGCTTCAGTGTCGCTGTCTATGGTGAGTAAACTGAAGAAATCATATTATGACTTGACAATCTTTGATTGACAATCTTTAAAGTCATCATTATCAATAATGGActgttcttgtttttctttcctgttttttttattttttatttaggcattctgcctgttcctgtcattATCAGAGACTCTTCACAACATTTTTCACCTGAATCATCAAGTCAGAATTGTTCACTGTTGTGTTCAGTTGTGAATGTGAGagctgtgactctctcctggtacaaaggaaacagtttattgtccagcatcagtgtgtctgatctcagcatcagtctctctctacctctggaggtggaatatcaggagaacaacatctacagctgtgtgatcaacaatcccatcacaaaccagaccacacatctggacatcattCAACTCTGTCAGCCAGATTCAGGTATATGagtattatattcatataatattcCCTCAGATTTCAGTTATCAGTTCGGTGCTATAATGTGCAGCAGCAGTTTAATGACTCTTTATGTTTTATCCGTTACAGAATCCAGTCAGTCTTCATTTCTTGTTGTAgtatttctgctgctgctggtcACAGTTGTAGTCGTGTTGGTTTTCTGTCACAGTAGAAATTACACACAAGTTCAACAAGATGGCAAGTATTACGTATAAccaaaatgaagaagaagaaaatttgtttatttatttatttaattgtataaatTGTTATCAAACAGCTCAGAGTAATGAAGAAGAGTTTGATTATACAGAAGCAACATTTATTCCACACAGAGCTCCGGATGCAGTAAGATTTGTTTGTTATTCTCTGCACTAAATCTCATCGCTTACAGAAAACCTGCTAAGCtaagtattgtttttttgtgtgtctgcttttgaaattttttttatatacataaattatCACTCAGACATCATTCACAatttaaaagtctggatttaaTAGTTAAAAGTGCTTATTCATCATTCATTATTAAAGATGCATGTATTTACATGATCATTAATAAGTTCTCATGTCTAGATTCTAATGGCTGAAACCTATAGGACTCTCTGAATCTGTGCTTTAAGCTTGTGTCGGATCAGCTCTGTTCTTGACTTACTGATGTGCATCTCTTTTCTTACAGGAGGCTAATGGATGGGATCAGATGGTGTATTCAGAAGTTGTGTTAAGATGATTGTGTCAAGATGTAATTTTCTGTATATtggatgttaaaatatatttttgagtttAATGAAACCAGATAATTTAGATGATACCATTTTTAGATGATCATTTTTTTTAGTGTGTATCTATTCTCTGTGCTGATGGCTTCCTCTGCTGACTGTTCGTGTGAATTACAGGAATCAGTGTGTTAATGGGTTAAACTGGTTGGCATGGTCAAGTTACTGTAGCCTCTGCTGGTAGATAACCACAACTACACATGTGTGAGTCAAAAATAATCTTTTTGTCTAATTTCCAATCCTGCTTTAATGGTTTGTgaagtttctgaaaaaaaaatgaatattatgaAACATTCTCTCTGTACTAATTATGTTTGTTGGTATATGACCATAATACATTTACACAAAGATTTTTGATGAAGTAACTTCCAGAGAACTAGTTTCTACAgccagtaaatatttttatttatttatttccatgcaTACAGAGTCGTGAAGGCAGACTTGTGTCAAGAATTGGCTTATTGCtaaatttttcataataaaaaatatatatataattttgcattaaaaaaaacgggacattcaatttatttcattcaatcattttattaattttatctaTGAATATTAAGGACCTTTACACATCTTTTTCAATAATGTGCCTCTTCTGTAGCTTTCTTAGCTCTTCTTCCTGTTCCAGTGTAACAAGGAGGCTCAGGCAGTATTAGTATCCATTTGCAGTAGCTTATTGAGGAAAGATCTTAGAGACCGAAACGTTAAACCAGGCAGACAGTCAGTACTGTAATGGCAGTCTGATCTTTCAACATACACGAGGGGAATCCACAAAGCAGAGTTGAGTAGGCGAATAAGTCAAACACAAGCATCAGTCCAATCAGGCTATAAATCCAATGTAGCAATCCAAGAATCAAGAACGTGAAGACAGGCATAATCATACACAAACAGACAGGCAGGCAGAATAACAAGGACAAACTCTTGGTAAGGAAGGTTATCTGGCAATAGTTTCACAATGAGTAAACACGCTATTAACTCGTGTTAaatagtgtcaaacaggaaatgaCTGTAGAAGCAGAGGGCTCCCGTAGGTCACTTATACATTCAGTACAAGAGATATCAGTCCACATTTATGAATAAtattcttttcttcatttttcttgTTGAAAACTTCCTGTCAGCTTATATTTAGACAAAAGGTGTTTCTTCATAAAACCAAAATTGTAGTGTTATATGCTATTTCATGTTTTTCTCATGTCTTCAACAGAAATCTTATCAGAGCAAAACTGTGTGGGCTGTGATATATTTACACAGGAAAGTGAAACTGATGCTGATAAAGATCATTTATAATTCAATACACACATTGtctgattaaatgattaattcaCGAAtcaccaaaaatataaaataaaaacaatatactaCAGTTTTATAAACAGTATGCATATAAAATTGGAActatatttaatacaataaaatatacatttctacTAAAACAATGTCACAATGGTTTTTCATGTGGGtttgttataatattttaatttgttatgaTTCTCTAAGGTATAAGATTAATCACACTATTTTGATGTATTGTGTAAAATATCTTATTTCAAAAGTCATTCATTGTAATATTGTGAGTGTGAAGCAGCACAAGTTGGCATTTCCGAGTCATGTCTCGTGTTATTGCGGTCAGTAAATGTGTGTGAGCTGAATGCATGTGGTCTGAAATGCTGAGAAGATGTTCAGATAATGCACACAGTTTTAGACGGTGTGTGTTCTTGAGAATGTGAGGGGCCAGTTTCATCTCACAACTACAAATAAATCTTCTGAAAACCTGTTAGACTCAAacctgtgatatatatatatatatatatatatatatatatatatatatatatatatatatatatatatatatatatctgaagtgAGAGTTTCCAGAACCAGCATGATGTTCTCTCATCTCTGCACTCTCCACTGTTTATCTCATGCTGTTAGTAACTTTTCAGCACATAAAGAGTGTATCAAGTATCAATCTCATTGTATTATACATGCCTaagtacattaaatatattaaatttgtcacgctgccagtctttgttttcctgggtgttccctaatgagctcacttccccttaggcacttcaccataggcactttaattccgctagtctggttgtgtcttcacagtaattgcactccaattagaatcgcacaggtgttgacattactctgtcattagtttccctatatagagctgtctttctctgttgtcttcatggagtccttaccctatgtgtctcatgctctcgttcccccgagacttcctctaccttctcattcttccgagttccccgtttcatccggt is from Carassius gibelio isolate Cgi1373 ecotype wild population from Czech Republic chromosome B22, carGib1.2-hapl.c, whole genome shotgun sequence and encodes:
- the LOC127986959 gene encoding CD48 antigen-like isoform X3; translated protein: MWRVFHAFFCFCLLLLDGVSDVYSDERGISVMEGDSVTLNTDVTELKKDDQILWTFRFNSSETRIAEIYKQIISIYDNKENNERFRDRLKIDEQTGSLTITNINKLHSGLYKLQIINGDVKHKSFSVAVYGILPVPVIIRDSSQHFSPESSSQNCSLLCSVVNVRAVTLSWYKGNSLLSSISVSDLSISLSLPLEVEYQENNIYSCVINNPITNQTTHLDIIQLCQPDSESSQSSFLVVVFLLLLVTVVVVLVFCHSRNYTQVQQDGKYYV